The Fortiea contorta PCC 7126 genome has a segment encoding these proteins:
- a CDS encoding branched-chain amino acid ABC transporter permease: MFEYLIFLAISTATFALFSLGLNLQWGFTGLINFGHIAFMTLGAYTTVLLSLQGVPILLAALVGAIVAALLGLVIGFATLRLREDYLGIVTIGVGELIRLVLNNQDLPVGKAWVSGAFGVQSYPIPLSTTPNLFFQFVLIGVLSLLFAVSLLALWRWVQTARRLRLTDSAKSSKQELSTRLGVGIVLGLLAVAIYISGVLMLYNYVPRAGLMVLSLLVLAFVFWRLEVLVRSPWGRVLKAIREDEEVPKALGKNVFWYKLQSLVLGGAIAGIAGAFYAWQLSAIYPDKTFEPQVTFDCWIMVILGGSGNNLGSVVGAVIYFAYDALTREYLPKIVPLDEARLGAFRIMVIGLILMVLMIWRPQGILGKKEELTLGK, from the coding sequence ATGTTTGAATATCTAATTTTCTTAGCAATTTCTACAGCCACTTTTGCCCTGTTTAGCTTGGGACTAAATTTACAGTGGGGTTTTACAGGGTTGATTAATTTTGGTCATATTGCTTTTATGACCTTGGGTGCGTATACAACGGTTTTGTTAAGTTTACAAGGTGTGCCGATTTTGTTAGCGGCGCTGGTGGGGGCGATTGTTGCAGCTTTGTTGGGGTTGGTGATTGGTTTTGCAACTCTGCGACTGCGGGAAGATTATTTAGGTATTGTCACTATTGGTGTGGGGGAATTAATTCGACTGGTGTTGAATAACCAAGATTTACCTGTGGGTAAGGCTTGGGTTTCTGGGGCGTTTGGTGTGCAAAGTTATCCAATTCCTTTATCAACAACACCGAATTTGTTTTTTCAATTTGTACTAATTGGGGTGTTGTCGTTGCTGTTTGCGGTGAGTTTGTTGGCGTTGTGGCGATGGGTGCAAACTGCGCGAAGATTGCGGCTGACAGATTCAGCTAAGAGTAGCAAACAAGAATTAAGCACGCGGTTGGGTGTGGGAATTGTACTCGGCTTGTTGGCAGTGGCAATTTATATTTCTGGGGTATTGATGCTGTATAATTATGTGCCGAGAGCGGGTTTGATGGTATTATCGCTGTTGGTATTAGCTTTTGTATTTTGGCGTTTAGAAGTTTTAGTGCGATCGCCATGGGGTAGAGTTTTAAAAGCTATCCGCGAAGATGAAGAAGTCCCGAAGGCGTTGGGTAAGAATGTTTTTTGGTATAAATTGCAATCATTAGTTTTGGGTGGTGCGATCGCAGGTATTGCCGGAGCCTTCTACGCATGGCAACTGAGCGCCATATATCCTGATAAAACCTTTGAACCACAGGTAACTTTTGATTGTTGGATTATGGTAATTCTCGGTGGTTCAGGAAATAATCTCGGTTCAGTTGTAGGTGCGGTAATTTACTTTGCTTACGACGCCCTCACCCGCGAATATCTGCCGAAAATCGTTCCCCTTGATGAAGCTCGTTTAGGTGCATTTCGCATCATGGTAATTGGTTTAATTTTAATGGTGCTGATGATTTGGCGTCCTCAAGGTATCCTAGGCAAAAAGGAGGAACTAACCCTTGGTAAATAA
- a CDS encoding glucose-6-phosphate isomerase yields the protein MDARALWQRYQNWLYFHEGLGLYLDVSRIRFDDTFVESLQPKFDKAFADMAQLEKGAIANPDENRMVGHYWLRNPDLAPTPELTQEIVQTLEQIEAFAEKVQTGAIHPPRANRFTDIISIGIGGSALGPQFVAEALAPDFPPLKIHFIDNSDPAGIDRTLAHLRNSLASTLVVVISKSGGTPEPRNGMIEVKKAYAGQNLDFAQYAVAITSAGSNLDKVAKTENWLATFPMYDWVGGRTSELSAVGLVPAALQGIDVRAMLEGAKEMDDATRISDIKKNPAALLALAWYFSGNGRGEKDMVVLPYKDSLLLFSRYLQQLVMESLGKEKDLDGKTVYQGIAVYGNKGSTDQHAYVQQLREGVPNFFATLIEVLEDRQGPSPEIDPGVTSGDYLSGFLQGTRQALYENQRDSITVTIPQVNARTVGALIALYERAVGLYASLVNINAYHQPGVEAGKKAAAVILDLQKRVVEVLQTQKTALTLAEIAEKASATDQIEAIYKILRHLHANQRGVVLQGNLAQPDSLKVSAS from the coding sequence ATGGATGCTAGGGCACTTTGGCAACGATACCAAAATTGGTTATATTTCCACGAGGGATTAGGACTATACCTAGATGTGAGTCGGATACGGTTTGATGATACCTTTGTGGAATCGTTGCAGCCGAAGTTTGACAAAGCGTTTGCGGATATGGCTCAATTGGAAAAGGGTGCGATCGCTAATCCCGACGAAAATCGCATGGTCGGTCACTACTGGCTGCGAAATCCCGATTTAGCACCGACGCCAGAACTCACCCAAGAAATTGTTCAAACTTTAGAACAAATTGAAGCCTTTGCCGAAAAAGTCCAAACAGGTGCTATTCATCCTCCCAGGGCAAACCGTTTCACAGATATTATCTCTATCGGCATTGGTGGTTCCGCCCTCGGCCCCCAATTTGTCGCCGAAGCCCTCGCGCCGGATTTTCCTCCTCTCAAAATTCACTTTATCGACAATAGTGATCCCGCAGGGATTGACCGGACTCTCGCTCACCTGAGAAATAGCCTCGCTAGCACTTTGGTAGTAGTGATTTCTAAATCTGGGGGGACGCCAGAACCCCGCAACGGCATGATTGAGGTGAAAAAAGCCTACGCCGGACAAAATTTAGATTTTGCTCAATACGCCGTAGCCATTACCAGCGCGGGTAGCAACCTTGATAAAGTTGCCAAAACGGAAAACTGGCTAGCGACATTCCCGATGTATGACTGGGTAGGAGGACGCACCTCAGAATTATCTGCAGTCGGACTAGTACCAGCCGCATTACAAGGTATTGATGTTCGTGCCATGCTGGAGGGTGCAAAGGAAATGGATGACGCCACCCGCATTAGCGATATCAAGAAAAATCCAGCCGCGTTACTTGCTTTAGCTTGGTACTTCTCTGGTAACGGGCGAGGCGAAAAAGATATGGTTGTCCTACCTTATAAAGACAGCTTACTATTATTCAGCCGTTATTTACAACAGCTGGTGATGGAATCTTTGGGTAAAGAAAAAGACCTAGACGGCAAAACCGTATATCAAGGTATCGCCGTTTACGGAAACAAAGGCTCAACAGACCAACACGCTTACGTACAGCAGTTACGCGAAGGTGTACCGAATTTCTTTGCTACCTTGATTGAAGTTCTAGAAGATCGTCAAGGCCCATCTCCAGAAATCGACCCAGGAGTGACATCAGGAGATTATCTTTCCGGTTTCCTCCAAGGAACTCGCCAAGCGCTTTATGAAAATCAGCGCGACTCTATCACAGTCACCATTCCTCAAGTCAACGCCCGCACGGTCGGCGCGTTAATCGCTTTATATGAGCGTGCGGTTGGTTTGTACGCTAGCTTGGTCAACATCAACGCCTACCATCAACCAGGGGTAGAAGCCGGTAAAAAAGCCGCTGCAGTAATTTTAGACTTGCAAAAACGAGTTGTAGAAGTGCTGCAAACACAAAAAACCGCCCTTACTCTCGCAGAAATTGCTGAAAAAGCCAGCGCAACTGACCAAATTGAAGCAATTTATAAAATTCTGCGTCATCTCCACGCCAATCAACGCGGCGTAGTGTTACAAGGTAATCTTGCACAGCCTGATAGTTTAAAGGTTTCTGCTTCTTAA
- a CDS encoding ABC transporter ATP-binding protein, translating into MVNNQPLLAATGLCKSFGGVKAVHEARIEVAKGSITGLIGPNGAGKTTLFNLLSNFIRPDKGRVVFDSEPIHQLQPYQIAQQGLIRTFQVARTLSKLSVLENMLLAAQKQTGENFWQVQFQPHIVAKEERELKEQAMALLASVGLEKKAHEYAGGLSGGQRKLLEMGRALMTNPKLILLDEPAAGVNPRLIDDICDRILAWNRQDGMTFLIIEHNMDVVMSLCDRVWVLAEGQNLADGSPAEIQTNAQVLEAYLGK; encoded by the coding sequence TTGGTAAATAACCAACCTTTATTAGCAGCCACTGGACTATGTAAAAGCTTTGGCGGCGTCAAAGCAGTGCATGAAGCGAGAATCGAAGTTGCTAAAGGTAGCATCACGGGTTTGATTGGCCCCAATGGTGCGGGGAAAACCACCTTATTTAACTTGCTTTCTAACTTCATTCGCCCAGATAAAGGACGAGTCGTTTTTGACAGCGAACCGATTCACCAATTGCAACCATACCAAATTGCCCAGCAAGGATTAATCCGCACCTTTCAAGTAGCGCGGACTTTATCAAAGTTGTCGGTGTTAGAAAATATGCTGTTGGCGGCGCAAAAGCAAACAGGTGAAAACTTTTGGCAAGTGCAGTTTCAGCCGCATATTGTAGCGAAGGAAGAAAGAGAACTCAAAGAACAGGCGATGGCTTTGTTAGCTTCTGTGGGATTGGAGAAAAAAGCCCATGAATACGCAGGTGGGTTGTCTGGGGGACAACGGAAACTGCTAGAAATGGGAAGGGCGCTGATGACAAATCCCAAGTTAATTTTGTTAGATGAACCTGCGGCGGGAGTGAATCCGAGATTAATTGATGATATTTGCGATCGTATTCTTGCATGGAATCGCCAAGACGGCATGACCTTCTTGATTATTGAGCATAACATGGATGTCGTCATGTCCTTGTGCGATCGCGTTTGGGTGCTCGCAGAGGGGCAAAATCTCGCCGACGGTAGCCCTGCAGAAATTCAAACTAATGCCCAAGTTTTAGAGGCTTATTTGGGGAAATAG